Proteins found in one Miscanthus floridulus cultivar M001 chromosome 4, ASM1932011v1, whole genome shotgun sequence genomic segment:
- the LOC136549012 gene encoding cysteine-rich receptor-like protein kinase 6: protein MAKGVSSSPYRGGFMVKQKYWPPLLQVQGTTLLGSRYVTLAAAVVVCIAAVPPPACRGDIINASACAACVAEAFRDAQRVCPLDTGATVYRDACVLRFASSRFVDFLRQDQWLVSELTPVIDMVLGNVNAPDAWFSAAVTGILSALVDRAAVASNSTRKYFATAEMDFDPKIYGLAQCTPDLTPGQCRGCLERLLVRTTNEFLISRRPLVNNALLVWCQLRYSVSPVYEGQAMLQLPAPPEPPTQGTLAPPISESGAAK, encoded by the exons ATGGCAAAAGGCGTGTCGTCGTCCCCTTACCGAGGTGGTTTCATGGTAAAGCAAAAGTACTGGCCTCCTCTACTGCAGGTGCAGGGGACGACGCTACTTGGCAGTCGCTATGtcaccctcgccgccgccgtcgtcgtttgCATCGCCGCGGTGCCCCCACC CGCGTGCCGCGGCGACATCATCAACGCCTCCGCTTGCGCCGCCTGCGTCGCGGAGGCATTCCGGGACGCGCAGCGGGTCTGCCCGCTGGACACGGGCGCCACCGTCTACCGCGACGCCTGCGTCCTCCGCTTCGCCAGCTCCCGGTTCGTCGACTTTCTGAGACAGGACCAGTGGCTCGTCTCGGAATTGAC TCCTGTGATCGACATGGTCCTGGGGAACGTCAACGCCCCGGATGCATGGTTCAGCGCCGCCGTCACCGGGATCTTGAGCGCCTTGGTCGACCGCGCGGCGGTGGCGAGCAATTCGACGAGGAAGTACTTCGCCACGGCGGAGATGGACTTCGACCCCAAGATCTACGGGCTAGCGCAGTGCACGCCGGATCTGACACCAGGGCAGTGCCGGGGCTGCCTCGAGCGCCTTTTGGTAAGGACGACGAACGAGTTCCTAATAAGCCGGCGGCCCCTGGTGAACAACGCCTTACTGGTGTGGTGCCAGCTTCGGTACAGCGTGTCGCCGGTCTACGAGGGCCAGGCGATGCTGCAGCTCCCCGCGCCACCAGAGCCACCAACTCAGGGCACGCTCGCGCCTCCTATTTCAGAGTCCGGAGCAG CTAAGTAG
- the LOC136549011 gene encoding glucan endo-1,3-beta-glucosidase 13-like: MALARLFVVLLGIALVLLPFSPADAGVVGVSYGRLGNDLPDTASVLKLLQKSGITSVRLYDANSKALKALANTGITVMVMLPNDNLAAAAADPSSARRWVRRNVAAYYPATRIHGVAFRRPTATRRQASGAGWGRRGFGSQRASVQQLPHQPRGVRRQNQKGDGADDIEQHFGLFYPNQTKVYEFDFRGGALASWCVANAAVGDSRLLEALNYACANGADCSAIQPGGSCFEPDTVVAHASYAFNSYYQRNGRADGTCDFAGAASVVYHAPKIGNRVLPSNAWIMVPKDTLQSDAQYCNFQEKFSLTFDCTSRNVVEKCKS, encoded by the exons ATGGCCCTGGCTCGTCTCTTCGTCGTCCTCCTCGGCATCGCATTGGTTCTGCTCCCCTTCTCCCCTGCAG ATGCCGGCGTGGTGGGCGTGAGCTACGGCCGGTTGGGGAATGACCTGCCGGACACGGCTTCGGTGTTAAAGCTGCTGCAGAAGAGCGGCATCACCTCGGTGAGGCTTTACGACGCCAACTCCAAGGCGCTCAAGGCCCTGGCCAACACCGGAATCACGGTGATGGTAATGCTACCCAACGACAAcctcgccgccgcggccgcggacCCGTCGAGCGCGCGGCGGTGGGTGCGGAGAAACGTGGCGGCGTACTACCCCGCCACGCGGATCCACGGCGTGGCCTTCCGCCGGCCAACTGCAACGCGGCGTCAGGCGTCTGGAGCGGGCTGGGGACGACGCGGCTTCGGTAGCCAACGCGCAAGCGTACAACAACTACCTCATCAACCGCGTGGTGTCCGGCGACAGAACCAGAAGGGCGACGGAGCGGACGACATCGAGCAGCACTTCGGCCTGTTCTACCCGAACCAGACGAAGGTGTACGAGTTCGACTTCCGGGGCGGCGCGCTGGCGAGCTGGTGCGTGGCGAACGCGGCCGTCGGGGACTCGCGGCTGCTGGAAGCGCTGAACTACGCGTGTGCCAACGGCGCGGACTGCAGCGCCATCCAGCCCGGCGGATCGTGCTTTGAGCCCGACACCGTGGTCGCCCACGCCTCGTACGCGTTCAACAGCTACTACCAGCGCAACGGCCGTGCCGACGGGACGTGCGACTTCGCCGGCGCCGCCTCCGTCGTCTACCACGCACCAA AGATTGGAAACCGCGTCCTACCGTCGAACGCTTGGATTATGGTTCCTAAGGATACACTGCAATCTGATGCTCAATACTGTAACTTTCAAGAAAAGTTCAGTTTGACCTTCGATTGCACTAGTAGAAATGTAGTAGAAAAGTGTAAAAGCTAG